Proteins found in one bacterium genomic segment:
- the cpaB gene encoding Flp pilus assembly protein CpaB: MKRNSILIIASCLIGLITASAYSSRIRHLRDEITRFSEKVPVLTVSRNIKAGETLEAEDLEGTLFLKEQVSVRTVSPEDVELIVGRRVIHPVPARDPILWTDFPEGPRVQHPSEMIPTGYRVIALPADEIHTLVHFISPGDTVDIVSSTFESSGDRLVSRLIAENIVVLGVGRQLKGRPDNSDTEGFPLSVTLLVDPEDALAILRASQTGAIHFLAIGSSPFAGIYDENNRTATAKRLSGKTQ, from the coding sequence ATGAAGAGAAATTCAATCCTGATCATCGCGTCCTGTCTTATCGGTCTTATTACAGCCTCTGCCTATTCATCCAGAATCCGGCATCTACGGGATGAGATCACTCGTTTTTCTGAAAAAGTCCCCGTCCTGACAGTTTCCAGGAATATAAAAGCCGGCGAAACTTTGGAAGCTGAAGATCTTGAAGGGACACTGTTTTTAAAAGAGCAGGTTTCCGTAAGAACCGTTTCACCGGAAGATGTGGAACTCATTGTGGGGCGCCGGGTAATCCACCCTGTGCCTGCCCGGGACCCCATCCTCTGGACTGACTTTCCAGAAGGGCCGCGGGTGCAGCATCCCTCGGAGATGATCCCCACAGGATACCGGGTCATCGCCCTCCCCGCCGATGAAATCCACACTCTTGTTCACTTTATATCCCCCGGTGACACAGTCGACATTGTCTCATCTACTTTTGAAAGTTCGGGAGACAGGTTGGTAAGCCGGCTCATCGCCGAGAACATCGTCGTCCTGGGAGTGGGACGCCAACTGAAGGGACGACCAGACAACTCTGATACAGAGGGTTTTCCACTCTCGGTAACTCTTCTGGTTGACCCTGAAGACGCACTGGCGATCCTTCGTGCGTCCCAGACCGGCGCGATCCATTTTCTTGCCATTGGTTCCAGCCCCTTTGCGGGGATCTACGATGAGAACAACCGAACAGCCACAGCAAAAAGACTCTCAGGAAAAACACAATGA
- a CDS encoding pilus assembly protein → MALAKTINWGPPLNQRGQGAVEAILALPVFLTLVCLVFQLFFLGIAQIQLQYAAFYAARVGAVHGADLNRMKQTVTSILARSPGLLSISRDHFEIEIIDDLGNEKKNSVPSVEQPAGTPLMVRVHWHYPLTIPLADAFSLKNSKFPVPGRPSVHLKASWAMTMFGSISEDHSDAKSPQP, encoded by the coding sequence ATGGCACTCGCGAAGACCATAAACTGGGGGCCGCCTCTAAACCAGAGGGGACAGGGAGCTGTTGAGGCCATCTTGGCACTCCCTGTCTTCCTCACTCTCGTATGCCTCGTCTTTCAGCTCTTTTTCCTGGGCATAGCCCAAATCCAATTGCAGTATGCCGCCTTTTATGCAGCACGAGTGGGTGCCGTCCACGGCGCCGATCTGAACAGGATGAAGCAGACTGTCACAAGTATTTTAGCCCGCTCCCCAGGACTGCTGTCCATATCCCGGGATCACTTTGAGATCGAGATCATAGACGACCTGGGAAATGAAAAAAAGAATTCCGTACCTTCAGTTGAGCAGCCAGCAGGCACTCCACTAATGGTCCGTGTCCATTGGCATTACCCTCTCACCATACCGCTCGCAGACGCATTTTCACTTAAAAACAGCAAGTTTCCCGTCCCGGGAAGACCCAGTGTCCATCTTAAGGCTTCGTGGGCAATGACCATGTTCGGATCAATATCGGAGGATCACAGCGATGCAAAAAGTCCACAGCCATAG
- a CDS encoding ComEA family DNA-binding protein: MKRKANWMAPMSSLLVVAIAAVLFLVPGAMADGGNAAVAVNINTADTGELTTLPGVGTSKATAIVNYRSEHGLFDTVDELTNVRGIGANVLEKIRDLIRVQ, encoded by the coding sequence ATGAAAAGAAAAGCGAATTGGATGGCCCCCATGAGTTCACTGCTTGTAGTGGCGATCGCAGCGGTCTTGTTCCTGGTCCCGGGTGCTATGGCCGATGGCGGCAATGCAGCCGTGGCTGTGAACATCAACACTGCCGATACGGGTGAGCTGACAACACTGCCAGGCGTCGGAACCTCGAAAGCGACCGCTATAGTCAACTACAGGTCAGAGCATGGTCTTTTCGACACGGTAGATGAGCTGACTAATGTTCGAGGTATTGGAGCCAACGTCCTTGAAAAGATCCGGGATCTTATCAGGGTCCAATAA
- a CDS encoding type II and III secretion system protein encodes MTKRLITILLTLGFVLSCSEASRSQEVVLPEESGIWQTDQTPQSFSTSPPSVATALKSLENMENLVITEFPGGAILGGKLLSPEDMRRVALLSDSIENIFNLCSFHPDALKIAASYLGKILSQNRINGLQLSPMGNALLLTGTPVEEGDVSRVQRMCSSLHIPLINGTRSGVADPRMILFEVSFVEVNKDTFREFGVKWPSSTLLSDSNGMRVGQLEPANALEVTINHQILKGNAKIISKPRIVCASGQKASFQAGGEIPIPRTDSEGGISVTWKPYGIILEVAPSIDSQGKIHVQIRSEVSMVDHANAIEGIPGILTRRVDTYLSLDTGQTVVLSGLVHSEDAQNIQKVPLLGDIPIFGELFKSRSFQKKETELVVFLTPMPAVDGPRNEDKWRPMITVEQSGIDPDPQ; translated from the coding sequence ATGACAAAGAGACTGATAACTATACTGTTGACCCTGGGGTTTGTACTTAGCTGCTCTGAAGCATCACGATCCCAGGAAGTTGTGCTGCCTGAGGAATCAGGCATCTGGCAGACAGATCAAACTCCACAGAGCTTCTCAACATCACCCCCTTCTGTTGCAACAGCCCTGAAGTCCCTGGAAAACATGGAAAATCTGGTCATTACCGAGTTCCCCGGCGGCGCTATTCTGGGGGGTAAATTGCTCAGTCCGGAGGATATGCGCCGTGTTGCTTTGCTGAGCGATTCCATTGAAAACATTTTCAATCTGTGCTCTTTCCACCCGGATGCGCTTAAGATCGCGGCATCTTACCTCGGAAAGATCCTGAGTCAGAACCGGATCAACGGTTTACAGCTGTCACCCATGGGCAATGCTCTGCTCCTGACTGGCACCCCTGTCGAGGAAGGAGATGTCTCAAGGGTACAGCGGATGTGCAGTTCCCTTCACATCCCTCTCATCAACGGGACGCGTTCCGGTGTCGCCGACCCCAGGATGATCCTTTTTGAAGTTTCTTTCGTGGAAGTCAACAAGGATACCTTCAGAGAATTCGGAGTCAAATGGCCGTCATCAACTCTGCTCTCCGACTCTAATGGAATGCGCGTCGGCCAACTGGAACCTGCCAATGCCCTGGAGGTCACCATCAACCACCAGATACTTAAAGGTAACGCAAAGATCATATCAAAACCACGCATTGTCTGCGCTTCCGGGCAAAAAGCCTCTTTCCAGGCAGGAGGCGAGATCCCCATCCCCCGCACGGACAGTGAGGGTGGGATATCTGTCACCTGGAAACCCTACGGGATCATCCTTGAGGTGGCCCCATCCATCGATTCCCAGGGCAAGATCCATGTCCAGATCCGCTCAGAGGTCAGCATGGTCGACCATGCCAACGCCATCGAAGGCATCCCCGGGATCCTCACTCGAAGAGTTGACACCTACCTGAGCCTTGATACCGGGCAAACCGTGGTCCTGTCCGGTCTTGTCCACAGCGAGGATGCACAGAATATCCAGAAGGTTCCCCTTCTTGGTGATATCCCGATCTTTGGTGAGCTTTTCAAATCACGCAGTTTTCAGAAAAAAGAGACAGAGCTGGTAGTTTTTCTGACCCCCATGCCAGCCGTTGATGGTCCTCGAAATGAGGACAAATGGCGACCGATGATAACGGTCGAACAGTCGGGCATCGATCCCGACCCGCAATGA
- a CDS encoding DUF362 domain-containing protein, with protein MTASTVYFTNLRGQMGYNLLDKTRKLFGHSGFAEKISPGDKVAVKLHFGEEGNTAFLPPMFARVVVEEIKKAGGKPFLIDTNTLYKGSRGNAVDHLETAIKNGFSYATIGAPVIIGDGLMGKDYVSEKVDGKHFSKVKIASGFHQADVVVNLTHFTGHELFGFGGALKGIGMGCAAPSGKQEMHSDVLPAVNEERCTMCGKCFQWCPVDAIEWEAGTKALIVEERCIGCGECTVSCSFGAIAVNWKTDPAITQEKTAEYVAGALKNKKDKGLFFNYLINMSPDCDCFDFNDPPFVADVGILVSTDPVAIDQAAVDLVNGAQGLAGSKLTDLGAQDKINAISGIRWQPILEHAERLGLGNRKYTLENVD; from the coding sequence ATGACCGCATCCACCGTATACTTCACCAACCTCAGAGGCCAGATGGGGTACAACCTTCTGGACAAGACGCGCAAGCTTTTCGGCCATTCCGGGTTCGCTGAAAAGATCTCCCCGGGTGACAAGGTGGCTGTCAAGCTGCACTTCGGTGAGGAGGGCAACACAGCCTTCCTGCCCCCGATGTTCGCCAGGGTGGTCGTCGAGGAGATCAAGAAGGCCGGCGGGAAGCCGTTCCTCATTGACACCAACACCCTGTACAAGGGCAGCCGCGGCAACGCTGTGGACCACCTGGAGACCGCCATAAAGAACGGCTTTTCTTACGCTACCATAGGCGCGCCGGTGATCATTGGCGATGGACTCATGGGGAAGGACTACGTCTCGGAGAAGGTGGACGGTAAACACTTTTCCAAGGTCAAGATCGCCTCTGGTTTTCATCAGGCGGACGTTGTGGTTAACCTGACCCACTTTACAGGTCACGAACTGTTCGGTTTCGGGGGCGCCCTGAAGGGGATCGGCATGGGGTGCGCCGCCCCCAGCGGAAAGCAGGAGATGCACTCGGATGTATTGCCGGCGGTGAATGAGGAAAGGTGCACCATGTGCGGAAAATGTTTCCAATGGTGCCCTGTTGACGCCATCGAATGGGAGGCTGGGACTAAAGCCCTCATTGTTGAGGAGAGGTGCATCGGCTGCGGCGAGTGCACGGTGTCGTGCAGCTTTGGTGCCATCGCGGTTAACTGGAAGACCGATCCGGCCATCACCCAGGAGAAGACCGCCGAGTACGTGGCCGGGGCCCTTAAGAACAAGAAAGACAAGGGGCTGTTTTTTAACTATCTCATCAACATGAGCCCGGACTGTGACTGTTTCGATTTCAACGACCCGCCTTTCGTAGCCGACGTGGGCATCCTGGTTTCCACCGATCCGGTGGCCATTGATCAGGCTGCTGTGGACCTTGTCAACGGCGCTCAGGGCCTTGCGGGAAGCAAACTTACGGATCTGGGCGCCCAGGACAAGATCAACGCTATATCCGGTATCCGGTGGCAGCCCATCCTGGAACACGCCGAAAGACTCGGCCTCGGTAACAGGAAATACACCCTTGAAAATGTGGACTAA
- a CDS encoding pilus assembly protein yields the protein MSCSRQTAKVRGQALVELAVILPVLVLFMAAVIPLIVKGVALPWLDERLTLRQLSQKDEQVHRQLQLTHESDLLPPYFDNTRLEESTLNASMGMSLPLLGKTFPGNMTRKLTTAALPEHGWWNRAIFGSPQGSDRNISRGLTMVAARVPLETEVPDEVRRLTVIGFASGKTNILEKTGFNLFHLNLDALPETAEGGKTK from the coding sequence TTGAGCTGTTCAAGACAAACTGCAAAAGTCAGAGGACAGGCTCTTGTGGAACTGGCGGTTATTCTCCCGGTTCTGGTCCTTTTCATGGCAGCTGTAATACCGCTGATCGTTAAAGGGGTGGCCTTGCCCTGGCTGGACGAAAGACTCACTCTCAGACAGCTGAGCCAGAAGGATGAACAGGTCCACCGTCAGCTTCAACTTACCCACGAGTCGGATCTCCTTCCCCCCTATTTTGATAATACCCGGCTTGAGGAGAGCACCCTAAACGCTTCCATGGGCATGTCTTTACCTCTGCTGGGAAAAACTTTCCCCGGGAATATGACCAGGAAACTCACCACCGCCGCCTTACCTGAGCACGGATGGTGGAACCGGGCGATCTTTGGCAGCCCGCAAGGTTCAGACCGCAATATTTCAAGAGGCCTTACCATGGTAGCGGCCCGGGTTCCCCTTGAAACCGAGGTTCCCGATGAGGTGAGGAGGTTGACAGTCATTGGATTCGCGTCAGGAAAGACAAACATTCTGGAAAAGACCGGTTTCAACCTGTTCCATCTCAACCTCGACGCCCTTCCTGAAACCGCGGAGGGAGGAAAAACAAAATGA